A segment of the Streptomyces sp. NBC_00376 genome:
CCGACCGGGACTCGTGACTCTGCTGGGGCGCAGGGGCCTGGTACTGCTGCGCGGGCGGGGCGGCGGGGCGGCCCCCGCCCGCCTGCACAGGTGCGCCGGCGCCGCCCGACGGGTCGACGACGGCCTCGATCTTCCACTGCGCGTTGAACCGCTCGGCGAGTGCCTGCCTCAGCACTTCCTCGCTGCCGCTGCTGGCGAAGTTGTCACGCGCGCCCGCGTTGAGGAAGCCGATCTGGAGGGTGGTGCCGTCGAAGCCGGTGACCTGGGCGTTCTGACTGAGCAGGATCCAGGTGAAGCGGCGGCGGTTCTTCACCGCCTCCAGGATGTCCGGCCACATGTTCCGCACCTGGCCGGCGCCCTGGGTCATTCCCGGGCCCGGCTCGGCGGCGGGCACCGGCGCCGAGGGCGCGGCCTGGGCCGGCGCGGCGGCCGGGGTGGACTGCGGGACGGGCGACTGGCCCGGGGCGGAAGCGGTCGGCCAGCCGCCGGGGCGCCGTCCCGATTCCGGGGCGGCGGCGGTGGGCCAGGCACCGGGGCGCTGACCGCCCGCGGCAGCCGGGGCCGCCTCGGCGGGCGGCTGCGGTGCCACGGAGGCCGCCTGCGGTGCCGGGGCGGGGGCGGGCGGCGCCGCCTGGACCGGCGCGGGAGCCGGGGCCGGGGCTTCGCCCCGTACCGCCGCACGCGCGACGGCCGGGCCCGTGCCGGGCTGCACGACGGGGGCCGCGGGCGCCGTGGGCACGGGTGCGTGGGCCAGCGCCTCCGGACCGGGTACGTATCCCATGGCGGGCCCCGGGCCCGTGGTCGCGAAGGAGGCGCCCCGCTCCAGCCGGTCGAGCCGGGCCTGCAGCGAACGTTCGTCGTCGAAGGCGGCGGGCAGCAGCACCCGGGCACAGATCAGCTCGACCTGGAGCCGCGGCGAACTCGCCCCGCGCATCTCCGTGAGCCCCTCGTTGACCAGGTCGGCGGCGCGGCTCAGCTCGGCGGCGCCGAAGACGGATGCCTGGGCCTGCATCCGCTCGACGACATCGGCGGGGGCGTCGATCAGCCCCTTCTCCCCGGCGTCCGGCACGGCGGCCAGGATCACCAGGTCGCGCAGCCTCTCCAGGAGGTCCGCGACGAAACGGCGCGGGTCGTTGCCGCCCTCGATCACCCGGTCCACGACCTCGAACGCCGCGGCCCCGTCGCCCGCCGCGAAGGCGTCCACGATCGAGTCGAGCAGCGAGCCGTCCGTATAGCCGAGCAGCGAGGTCGCCATGGCGTATGTCACACCGTCGTCGCCCGCGCCGGCCAGGAGCTGGTCCATCACCGACATCGAGTCACGCACGGATCCGGCCCCGGCCCGCACGACGAGCGGCAGCACACCGTCCTCGACAGGGCTGTTCTCCCTGCCGCAGACCTCGGCGAGGTAATCGCGCAGCGTCCCCGGCGGCACGAGACGGAACGGGTAGTGGTGCGTACGCGACCGGATCGTGCCGATGACCTTCTCGGGCTCGGTGGTCGCGAAGATGAACTTGAGGTGCTCCGGCGGCTCCTCGACCACCTTCAGCAGGGCGTTGAACCCCGCCGGGGTGACCATGTGCGCCTCGTCGATGATGTAGATCTTGTAACGACTCGACGCGGGCCCGAAGAACGCCTTCTCCCGCAGATCACGGGCGTCGTCCACGCCACCGTGCGATGCGGCGTCGATCTCGATCACGTCGATCGAACCCGGTCCGTTGCGCGCGAGGTCCCGGCAGGACTGGCACTCCCCGCACGGCGTGGGCGTCGGCCCCTGCTCGCAGTTCAGACAGCGGGCCAGGATGCGCGCGCTGGTCGTCTTGCCACAACCACGCGGACCGCTGAACAGGTACGCGTGATTGACCCGGTTGTTCCGCAGCGCCTGCTGCAGCGGGTCAGTGACATGCTCCTGCCCGATGACCTCGGCGAACGACTCGGGGCGGTAGCGGCGGTACAGCGCAAGGGACGACACACATACGAGGTTATCCGGGCGGACCGACAACCGGCCCCGGACCGGTCGAAGCCCCCGCCCCGCACGCTCGGGAATCGCAGGGCCCGGGAATCGCGAGGCCGGACCGCAGGCCCCGGACCCCCCCGGAAACACAAGGGCCCCCCACGCACCCGCCAGAGCCGACCTACCCTTGCTGCCTTCCGGCCCTGGGGGAGTTCAGTCAGATAGCGCCACGTGAGGGGCTGACGCCCACCTTAGCCGATCCCCACCCCTGCCGGTCCACTCCCCCCACCTCAGGAACCACCCAGGACGACCGCGGAGCGAGCCCGAACCGATCTCAGGGGGAACGGGTTCGCGAGCACTCCTCAACGTCTTGTATTGTTTGCCGCGGAGGATTCGCCTAGTGGCCTAGGGCGCACGCTTGGAAAGCGTGTTGGGGGCAACCCCTCACGAGTTCGAATCTCGTATCCTCCGCCATTGCTCTCACCGGGCAATACGTCGAAGGGCCCCACCGCTTGCGGTGGGGCCCTTCGACGTTCGTAGTCGTGGGTGATGGGTTCGAACCGTCTCCGGCCCGGACGGCGTTAGGCCGCTGTCAGCACCCCGAGGCACAGGACCATGCAGCCGGCGAACGCCGTGCCGGCTATGAAGACAGCCTCGGGTTGTCCTGTCCCTGAGCCCCTTTTCACGTGGCTCCGCCGCCCTCGCGTCAGGTGCGGGCGTCCGTTCATCGGACAAGAGAGCACTCCCCATCAGCAGGGTCGCGAGTTCGCCGTGCGCGCGTTCCGCCGCCCGCCACTACCTGGTGGTGGGCCTCGATCTGGCTGTCGAGTGCGCACAGGAGATCACCCATGCGGCGCTGCTCCTCGATGGATGGCAGCGGTACGGGAAGCTGCTGCATCGCCTTTGTCTTGATCGAGGCGACGATGGTCATCTCTGCTCGGTCTTTGATCCATGCCTGTACTCCCGGAAGGGACAGGAAGGCAGGGGCGTTGATCCGGCGCGCCGAACGCTCCATCACGGAGATCCCGCTCATCCCACCGGCCCGGTCGCGCCGAGCGTCGGCGAACACAGGGCGCCGGGCCCCGATCGCCGCACGGACATCGGACCGCCGCTCCGGGTCAGGATCCTTCGGTCAGCGACCGGCCCCATGACTCCCGTCCGGCTCCTCTTTGGCGCTCCTGTTCGGCTCCTGTTCGACTCCTGTCAGATTCCTGTCAGGTTCCCCGAGGTGGGACAACCGGTGATGACACGTCACCCTCTCCCCGGTGCGGGGGGTGCTCCTGGGATTCCTGGGGCGCTGAAGCACAACCAACAACGAGGAGACACCATCGTGAGACAGGTCTCACGCGCGCTGACGGCTGCCTTGGCGGCCGTGACGCTGGCGGCGGGTGTGCCAGGGCCGGCGCATGCACAACCGGCCGCCGAGTCCATACCCGGCGCGCCGCCGGGCGCCGCCGGGGAGCGGCTGCCGGAGGGCTGGCGTATCGAGGGCGGGGAGCTGATCTGGAGCTCGCCCGAGCCCGTGGGCATGGGCGGCGCCCTGGTCGAGTTCCGCTCTGGGGAGCGGACCCTCGGCGTCCCGGAGCCCTCCCCCGACCAACGCACCTTCCGGCTCCGCCTCGACGGGGCCAGGGTCGGACCGGTGAGCGAACTCCAGGTGGTCGCCGGTTCGCGGCGGCTGGACGCCGCAAAGGCCGACCAGGCACCCCGTCAGCGGCGCTCGTCGGCTGCGGAGGCACCCCAGGAGCCGTTCCCCGCCAACCCGGTCGACCCCGGTGTCGCCGGTAAGTACCACACCATCAGTGGTGAGTACTCCCTGAAGTCGGTGAGGTTGCCGGGCTACGCCGAGCCCGTGGAGATGCGCGCCACGGTCGTCGGCCCGACGGACGCGCCGGGGAAGCGGCCGCTGGCGCTCTTCGTCCACGGCCGCGGCGCCACCTGCTACGAGCCCGGCAAGAACAGCGCGGGCATGGAGTGGCCGTGCAAGCCGGGCAACAAGGAGATCCCGAGCTACCGCGGCTTTCTGCACGACCAGAAGCTCCTGGCATCCCAGGGCTATGTGACGGTCTCCATCTCCGCGAACGGTGTCAACGCGCAGGACGGCCGCGCGGCCGACTTCGGGGCGCAGGCCCGTTCGTCCCTGGTGCGCCAGCACCTCGCCCGCTGGGCGGAGTGGGGTGCGAGCCCCGCGAAGGCCCCCGAGGCCGTGCGCGCGACAAAGCCCGCGGACCTCTCGAAGGTGCTCCTGGTCGGCCACTCCCGAGGCGGCGAGGGCGTCAACCGGGCGGCACTCGACAGCGTCTCCCCGCCGCCGCCCGCCGAGGACGGCTACCGGGGGCCGGTGGGCTGGCGGATCCGCGGCACCGTCCTGATCGGCCCCACCAACTTCGGCCAGAACCCCACGCCCGACGTGCCCTCCATGACCCTCCTGCCGGGCTGTGACGGCGATGTGAGCAACCTCCAGGGCCAGATCTACCTCGACGGCACACGGGGCATCGGCCAGGGCACGGCGCTGCACAGCGCGGTGTACATGGTCGGCGCCAACCACAACTTCTTCAACACGGAGTGGACGCCCGGCCAGGCCGAGGCCCCGGCCGCCGACGACTTCTGGGACGACAAGAACAACCCGGACCCGGTCTGCTCGGCACGGGCCGAGACCCGGCTGAGCGCCAAGCAGCAGCAGACGGCGGGCGCCACCTATATCGCCGCCGCCGCGCGGCTCTTCCTCGCAGGCGACGACCGGGTCCGCCCGCTGCTCGACGGCTCAGACCGGCGCGCGCCCTCGGCCGACCCCGCCCGGGTGCTGACCCACGCCGTCGGCGGCAACCGCACCCCGGCGATCCGGCCCGACGACCCGCTCTCGGTGACGAACGGGCGCGTGTGCCAGCAGGTCACGACGAGCGCCACCCGGGCCTGCCGGCCGGACTCCGCCCCCGGTGCGTCGCCGCACTTCGCGTCCTGGGCGGACACCACCAATGAACCGGGCCGCAACGCGGTCACGGCCCGCTGGACCACGCCGGGCACCCCGGTCCGGCTGACGCCGGAGCGCGCCTTCTCGCTGGCGGGCTCCGACGCGCTCGCCCTGCGGGTGATGGTGCCGCCGAACACCCGGGGCACCCGGCTCGACGTCGCCCTCACCGACACCTCCGGCAAGCGGGTGGGGCTCGGTCAGGTCACCGTCGACGGCCTCCCCGGCTCCGACTCGACGGCCGCGTACTGGGCGCGTGAGGTCCGCGTCCCGCTGAAGGCCGCCGTCAGCGCCGGAGTCGACCTGAAGCGGACGCAGTCGCTGGAGCTCACCCCGCGCAGCGGCTCCGGCGAGCTCTGGCTCATGGACGCCTGGGGCTGGCGCCCCGGCACCCTGGCGGTACGCCCCGTCGCACTCTCGCGTGTCGACATCGGCAGGCTGACGGTCAAGGAGGGCGACTCCGGCACCCGCACCTACAACGTGCCCGTCCAGGTCACCGGCAAGGGCACCGGCGTGATCAAGCTCGCCGTCCGCGACCCGGAGACCCACGAGTCCACCGTCCGCACCGTGACGGTGAAGGCCGGTGGCTCCGTGGACGTGCCGATCACGGTCAAGGGCAATTCCCGCTTCAACTACGACCTCAGCCACGAGGTCGCGGCCAAGGCCGTGCGCGGCACAGCGGTCGGCGGCGCCTTCGGGGGCGTGCTCGTCGAGAACGACGACCCCATGCCCACGGTCAGCGTGACCCCGGTCGCCGACTCGGTCACCGAGGGCCAGAAGCTCACCTGGAAGGTGGAGCTCTCCCAGCCCGCCGACATCAGCATCGAGACGAGGTTCGACCTCCTGCCGGTGCGCGAGGGCACGGAGCTGTCCACGAAGGACGTCGACGAGGAGTGGCTCTCCAGCCTCGGCGAGGACGCCGACCCGGAGCGGCCCCTGTCCACGAACAGCCCCTCCCTCTGGGTGTCCGTCCCCAAGGGCGAGACGAGCACCGAAGTGTCCGTGCCCACGGTCACCGACGCGCTGACCGAGTCGGAGGAGTCCCTGCGGATGCAGGTGAACATCCTCAAGGAGAACGAGTGGTTGGAGGGCCCTCTCCTCACGGGGAAGGTCACGGACGCGCGCCAGGGCTGACGCCCGGGGGCCACGTCCCGCGCTGACGGTGCCTGAGCGCACCACCTGAACGATGGCACCGGCCCCCGCCACGGGGACCGGTGCCATCGGCGTGAGGGGGACACGCGGGGACTGCCGAACCGGATCGGGGTGGTGAAGCTCCTCCCGTCATCCTGTTCTCCCGGCGGCCCCTGTCGTGTCCGGGGGTCCTACGCGTCGGCGAGCAGTGGGTCATAGGCGGTCGAGCGCCGGCGGCCCGACATGAAGGAGAGGAAGTCCTTCACGAACGCGCTGCGTGAGTACCTTGCGTCGGCGTCGGCCACCGTGCGCCGGAACCCGGTCCGGAACAGGGCCCGGTACTCGTCCGCGTCGATGAACTGGTTGCCGTCCGCGTCGGTGACGTCGAAGAGCACTTCGGCGACCCTGATCAGCGCGGGCCCGGCGAGGGAGGGGACAGCGGCGGCGTACTCCTCCTTGCTGATCCGGCCGTCGCCGTCGATGTCGAGGGCCGCCTGGAGTTCCCTCCACCACTCGGCATACGCGTGGTAGAGCCTGGTCTCCTCCGGTTCGTCCAGATCGAGGCGGGAGGACAGCTCCCGGGCCATGGCGGCGAGATCGGGCCAGTCCAGGTAGCCGTCGCCGGTCTGGTCCAGCACCGCGGTGAAGAATTCGTCGGCGCTCCGCTGCGATCCGGTTCCCTCGGCGGGACCGTGCTGCACGCCAAACGGCGTCACCAGCCGGAACAGGGCGCCGGCCTGTTTCATCCGGCCGCGCAGCGCGGTGAGCGTCGCGGCTTGAGGGACGTCGCTGTCCGAGGACAGGTAGAGCAGGCTGGTGAGGCCCTCGGCCCGGAGCCAGTTGTCGGGCAGGAAGCGCGCCAGGCCGACGGCCACGTAGACGCTTTGCATCAGCGTCTGGGCGCCAGGGATTTCGGGCAGACCCGCCCGTCGGCGGAAAGGCTCGGGGAGGGACGCCACCGTGATCGTGCCGATCACCGGGCCTGCGAGCGCGCGGCCCGCCGCCCATACGGTGGGCAGGCCGTCCAGCAGGGGCGGTGCCGGGAGATGGTCGAAGAGCTTGTAGAGAATGATGCGCAGCGCCTCCGTGTCCTCCAGTTCCTCCTGGACCATGTGGTCGTAGTACTGCCAGAACTCCTGCAACGTGGGCGGCAGATGGCCGACCCCGTCCCCCAAGGCCGCGAGGAATGCCTGGTATTCGGCGTAGAGCCGTTCCATGGAGGTCTGGTCGAGCGGCTGCCCGCTCAGTCGGCACATGGTGACGGAGCTCTCGAAGAGGGTCGCGACCACCCAGGCGCGGACCTGGGGGTCCATCGCGTCGTAGGGCCGGTCCTGTGTGTCGGTGCCGCTCAGCCGCGCGTGCAGGCGGTTGAGCCGCGCCGCCTCCCTTTGCCGCTCGTTGTCGTCGGTGCCGAACATGCGCTGCAGGCTCACGAGGGTGTTGCGCAGCCGTCGCCACGGGTGGGCGACGAACGTCGAGTTGTCGATCAGGGCCGCGCCGATCTGCGGGTGGGCGGCCTCCAGTACCGTGGCTCTGACCATGGCCAGTGCCCAGCGCGGATCGTTGAAGAACCGGTGGAACTGCGAGTCGGGACCGAACGGAGATCCGGACTGTGCTTCGGGGGTCGGCCGCGCGCGGTCACCGTGGTGACCGGTGGCTCCGGGACGCGTACCCCTGGGGCGGCTGCTGCCTGTGTCCGTCACGGGTGAGGTTCTCCGTTCGAGTGCGGCGTCACACCGCCGAAGCGGCGATTGCGTTGCTGGTAGGCCTGCAGGCACTCCAAGAAGTGCGGCGCACGGAAGTCGGGCCAGAGCACCGGCGGGAAGGTCCACTCGGCGTAGGCCACCTGCCAGAGCATGAAGTTGGAGATCCGCTGTTCGCCGGACGTCCGGATGACGAGGTCCACATCGGGCGTGTCGGAAAAGGGCAGGTGAGCGGCGAAATGCTGCTCGTCGACGGCATCGGCCGGTACCCCGCTGCGGATGAGGGACCGTGCCGCCTCGACGATGTCCCTGCGTCCGCCGTGGTCGAACGCCACGGTCAGCGTCATGCCTCGGTTCGTGTTGGTCAGCGTCATCAGGTCGGCGAAGTCCCGGGCCAGTGGCCCGGGGATCCTCGGGTCCGCCACTCCGAGGAACCGGCAGCGGATGCCGCGCGCGTGCAGCAACGGGGCGTGTTTGCGCACTACGCGGCGCACCAGTTGCATCAGGAAGTCGATCTCGCTGCTCGGGCGTCGCCAGTTCTCGGTGGAGAACGCGTACAGGCTCAGCCACTCCACTCCCGACGTCCGCGCCGCCTCGATGACGTCGATCACCGTTGTTTCCGCTGCCCGGTGACCCGATGTGCGGGGTAAGGAGCGCCGTGCCGCCCACCGGCCGTTCCCGTCCATCACGCACGCGACATGGCGCGGCACCCCCCTGTGCCGGTCCTCACCGGTCGGGCGTCGCGGAGGTGTATGGGCCGACGACGAGGCAGAAGTGCCGCCCACTCGTTCAACCGTCATCCGTGCTCCCCCGGCTGCCGCAACATAGTCCCCCTCCGCCTCGCACCCACCCGCTGGTCGCAGCGCCTCCTGGCCGCAAGGCCCTGCCGCGGTGCGCCCGGACAGCGCCCCGTTGTGTCCGGACTCCGCTGAGCGCGTTGCGCATCCGCCGGAAGCCCGTCGAGGCTGCCGGACGGGTTTCGCTCCCGCAGACGGCGGACCGGCCTGCTCCACCGGACGGTCCCGGGGGATCCTCCGCCGCAGCGCCACTCGGATCGACACTCAGCAGAGTGCCGGTGCCCGGCCCCGGACACATCGCAATCTCCACATATTCACCTGTAGTACGTCAGTCCGCTTTAACGACCTCGTGGTCGCGCCTTGACCGGAATCGGGTGCCCGGGCAAGCCGGGCAATGCGTCGAAGGCCGTTACCGCGAGCGGTAGGGGCCTTCGACGTTCTCCGGGCCGGTTTCCGTCCCGGTCGAGTTCCGCGGAACTGCCGACGGCTTCTGCCGATGCGGGTCCTGATACCCGGCCGACACAAATCCGCGCGGCGCTGGATGCACGGTCCTGATCAGCTGGATGCGGTCTTCTCGCGGGCTGGGACACGTACGCGGTTCCTCGTGCAGTCGGGCTGTGAGAGGTGGTTGTCGGTGGATGCTCGTCGGATGCGTGCTGCTGCGCCGGGCGGGGAGGAACTGGCCGGGCGGGCCCGTCGTGGCGCGGTGTGGGCTTCGGCCGCGGTGCTTGCCGTGGTCGGTGCCGGCGGCTGGCTGGGGCTCACCGATGGAGGCCGGGGCAACGGCTCCGCGCCGGTCTCCGAGGCGGCGACAACGTCGCCCGGCTGCTGGCCCGTTGGGACGCGGGAAGCCAGGAGGCATTCGTGGCGAAGATGAGCCGCGCCTGCGCGGTGAGCGCGCTGGAGTCGGCCGGACGAACCCTTGGAAAGCGTGTTGGGGGCAACCCCTCACGAGTTCGAATCTCGTATCCTCCGCCATTGCTCTCACCGGGCAATACGTCGAAGGGCCCCGCAGCTCGCTGCGGGGCCCTTCGACGTTCGTGCTCCGCGCGGCGGGTTCAGCGGCACAGGGCGGTGTCCACGACGCGTTCGAGGGTTCGCCGGCCCGGCTCGTCGGTGAGCTGCGTGGTGACGGTGACATTGGCGGCTCGGCCGTCGTCGGTGGCGCCGCCCCGGGTCTCGTAGCCCGGGAAGCTGCCGCCGTGGCCCCAGGAGAGGCCGCCGCACGGCAGCGGCCTGCTGACCAGGCCGAGTCCGTAGCGGGCGCCGGGGCCGAAGGTCGCTTCGGCGGGGACGGTGGAGCGCATCCGGGCGAGCTGGGCCGGGGGCAGGAGGCGGCCGGCCAGGAGTGCGCTGAAGAAGCGGTTGAGGTCGGAGCCGGTGGAGATCATCTGGCCTGCGGCCCAGCCCCAGGAGGGGTCGATCTCCGTGATGTCGCGCAGCGGTCCGTCCGCCGATTCCCGGTAGTAACCGTGGGGGTGCGGCTCCCGGATGGTCACGTCGCCGGGGGCGGGGAAGTACGTGTGGCGCAGCCCGATGCGCTTGATGACGCGCCGGTCGATCTCCTCGGCCAGGGGGCGGCCGGTGACCTTCTGGACGATCAGGCCGGCGAGCACGTAATTGGTGTTGCTGTACTTCCAACTCGTCCCGGGGGCGAAGTCGGCGGGCTGCCGGAGGGCTGTGGCGAGCAGTTCGCGGGGGGCGTAGTACCGGACGTCGTCCCCGAGGTAGTTGCTGTAGTTCGGGAGTCCGCTGGTCTGCTGGAGGAGCTGGCGGACGGTGATGCGGCGCCCGTCGATCCCCTTCCCGCGGACGAGGCCGGGCAGGTAGGTGTCGACCTTGGCGTCCAGGGCCATCCTCCGCTCCGCGACGAGCTGGAGGACGACGACCGCGACGAAGGTCTTGGTGTTGCTGCCGATGCGTACCTGCCCGTCCCTGGGCACCTTCGAGCCGGTGGCCAGGTCGGCGACTCCTGCGGTGTAGGTGCGGGTGTGGCCGTTGCGGTCCTTGACGCTCGCCAGCGCGGCCGGCATCCCGCCGTCTCGCACCAGCGCGTCCAGGGGCTGCTGGACGGCATCCGGCCTGGCGGAGGCGGAGGCGGATACAGAGGCGGATGCGGATGCGGGTGGGGCGAAGGCGGCCAGCGTCATGGCGCCGATGGCCATCGCGGCCGCGGTGGTCAAGGCACGTCGCCGGGTGCCCTGTCGGCGGCCGGGCGGGCGAAGTCCTTGCCGTGTCTGCGCACGCATGAGTCAACTCCTGAGGAATCGCTGGATCGTTGGATCGCTGGGGCGTTGTTCGGGTTGCGGGCGCGGGTTGCGGGTTGCCCGTGCGTGGTTCATCCGCACAACGCGCGGTCCACGGCGTCCTTCACGTGCTGCACGGCCGCCTCGTCCGTCGGGATGCTGGTGACCGTGACGTTGGCGGCGCGGCCGTCGTCGGTGACGCCGCCCCGGGTCTCGTACCCCGGGATGTCGCCGCCGTGGCCCCAGTAGACGCCGCCGCACGGCAGCGGACGGCTCGTGAGCCCCAGCCCGTAGCGGAGGCCGGAGGTCCCGGCGGGAACGGTCGTGCGCATCTCGGCGAGCTGGGCCGCCGGGAGGAGGCGGCCGGCCAGGAGCGCGGTGAAGAAGCGGTTGAGGTCGGAGTTGGTGGAGATCAACTGGCCTGCCGCCCAGCCTGCCGAGGGGTCGATCTCCGTGAAGTCGCGCAGTGGTCCGTCCGCCGGCTTGCGGTGGTAGCCGTGGGGGTGCGGCTCCCGGATGGTCATGTCGCCGGGGGTGGGGAAGTACGTGTGGCGCAGCCCGATGCGCTTGATGACGCGCCGGTCGATCTCCTCGGCCAGGGGGCGGCCGGTGACCTTCTGGACGATCAGGCCGGCCAGGACGTAGTTGGTGTTGCTGTACCCCCATGTCTCGCCCGGCTCCGCGTCGGCCTTGTACCGGAGGGCGATGTCGATCAGTTCGCGCGGCTCGAAGTACCGGTGCCTGAGCTCGTCGTCGTCGATGTGCATGCCGTACTCGGGGAGTCCGCTGGTGTGCTGGAGGAGCTGGCGGACGGTGATGCGGCGCCCGTCGATCCCCTCCCCGCGGACGAGGCCGGGCAGGTAGGTGTCGACGTACGCGTCGAGGCCGATCTTCCCTTCGCCGACCAGCTGCAGGACCACCACCGCGGTGAACGCCTTGGTATTGCTGCCGATGCGTACCTGACCGTCCCTGGGGACCTTCGAGCCGGTGGCCAGATCGGCGACTCCTGCGGTGTAGGTGCGAGTCCGGCCGTTCCGGTCCTCGACGCTCGCCAGCGCGGCCGGCATCCCGTCGCCGCGCACCAGCGTGTTCAGGGCCTGCTGGACGGCGTCCGGCCTGGCGGTGACGGTGGCGGTGGTGGTGGCGACAGAGGTGGAGGAGGCGGGTGGGGCGAAGGCGGCCAGTGTCATGGCGCCGATGGCCATCGCGGCCGCGGCCGACACGGTTCGTCGCCGCCCGCCGCCGCGCTGCCTGGTCGAGGTACGAAGGGCCTGCTGGGTCCGAGCACGCATGAGTCAACTCCCGGGAATCGTTCGGTCAGGGCACGATCCTGGTTTCCGGGGACCCTCGACCGCATCGCGGCAAGGCGGGAGAAAACGCTCCCCCGATCGGGGGAGGCTGCCGGTGGGCTGCCCGGTGATACTGGCGCCCATGACCTGGGGAATCCGGCCGCTGCTGCGCGGCTCCACGTACACGGGTGTGCTGTTCGCCTATTGCGGCGCGCTGGTGAGCCTTCCGCTGCTGCCCTTCGCCCTGTTGCCCGCGGCGTTGTGGCGGTCCGCACCCGAGAGCGTGCAGATCGTCCTGGTCCTGCTGGTCTGGGCGGCGCTGGTCGGCTCGGCCGGGCTGGTGCGCCCCGTACGGCGGGCGCTGGTCGTGGCCGCCCGTCGGCTGCTGCGGGTGCCGCTGCCGGATCCGGTGGCCGGTCGCCGGACCTCCGGTTCACCCGGCCTCGACCGCTGGCGGACCCCGCTCTGGCTGGTGCTGCACGTGGCCGTCGGGTGGATGGGGGCGCTGGCGAGCGGGGTGCTGTTCGTCATGGGCATCACGCTGCCGGGGAACTGGATCGGCGGCGAGGCGCGGCTGATCCTGTTCGGTACGTCGGTCCAGGCGTCGGGCGGGTGGAGCTGGGTGGCGGCGGCCGTGTCCATCGTGCTGGCGGTGGCCATCTGCGTACTGGTGGCGAAGACCCTGCGGTGGTCGGCGCCGCGGCTGCTGGGGCCGTCGGCGGCCGAACGGCTCGCGCTGGCCGCCGAGCGGGAAATGCTGCTGGCCGAACGCAACCGGATCGCCCACGAGTTGCACGACTCGATCGGCCACACACTGACGGCGGCCACCATCCAGGCGGCGGTGGCGGGCGAGATGCTCTCCGCCGACCCGGCGGCGGCGCGGGCCGCGATGCGCAGCATCGAGGAGTCGACGCGGGCGGCGCTGGAGGACCTGGACTACGTACTCGGAGTGCTGCGCGAGGAGCAGTCGGGGACGGCGCCGACGCGGACCCTGGCCGACCTCCCCGGGCTGCTGGACCGTCTGCGGCACGCGGGGGCAGTGGTGGAGCCGGAGCTGTCGGGCGAGCTGGCACAGGTACAGGGGACGCTCTCCCGGGCGGCGTACCGGATCCTCCAGGAAGGGCTGACGAACGCGCTGCGTCACGGGGCGGGCGGCCCGATCGGCATCGAGGTGGCGGCCGGGCCGGACGCACTGGACCTCACGGTGGTCAACCGGACCGGGGCACGTACGGACCCGGGCGCGGGTCCGGGGGCCTTCCCGACCTCCGGCCACGGCCTGTCCGGGCTGGCCGAGCGCGTCCGGCTGCTGCACGGTGAGTTCCGGTCCGGCCCGGACGGGACGGAGCACTGGCGGCTGGCCGTCCGGCTGCCGGTACGGATGTCGGCGTGAGCGGATCCGACACGGGCGATGCCACGGCCCTTCCCGCCGTCAGCCTTCTGATCGCCGACGACGACGAGGTGACCCGCAGCGGCCTGGGCATGCTGCTCGCCGCACAGCCGGGGATCACGGTGGTCGGCGAGGCCGCC
Coding sequences within it:
- a CDS encoding serine hydrolase domain-containing protein; translation: MRARTQQALRTSTRQRGGGRRRTVSAAAAMAIGAMTLAAFAPPASSTSVATTTATVTARPDAVQQALNTLVRGDGMPAALASVEDRNGRTRTYTAGVADLATGSKVPRDGQVRIGSNTKAFTAVVVLQLVGEGKIGLDAYVDTYLPGLVRGEGIDGRRITVRQLLQHTSGLPEYGMHIDDDELRHRYFEPRELIDIALRYKADAEPGETWGYSNTNYVLAGLIVQKVTGRPLAEEIDRRVIKRIGLRHTYFPTPGDMTIREPHPHGYHRKPADGPLRDFTEIDPSAGWAAGQLISTNSDLNRFFTALLAGRLLPAAQLAEMRTTVPAGTSGLRYGLGLTSRPLPCGGVYWGHGGDIPGYETRGGVTDDGRAANVTVTSIPTDEAAVQHVKDAVDRALCG
- a CDS encoding sensor histidine kinase; this encodes MTWGIRPLLRGSTYTGVLFAYCGALVSLPLLPFALLPAALWRSAPESVQIVLVLLVWAALVGSAGLVRPVRRALVVAARRLLRVPLPDPVAGRRTSGSPGLDRWRTPLWLVLHVAVGWMGALASGVLFVMGITLPGNWIGGEARLILFGTSVQASGGWSWVAAAVSIVLAVAICVLVAKTLRWSAPRLLGPSAAERLALAAEREMLLAERNRIAHELHDSIGHTLTAATIQAAVAGEMLSADPAAARAAMRSIEESTRAALEDLDYVLGVLREEQSGTAPTRTLADLPGLLDRLRHAGAVVEPELSGELAQVQGTLSRAAYRILQEGLTNALRHGAGGPIGIEVAAGPDALDLTVVNRTGARTDPGAGPGAFPTSGHGLSGLAERVRLLHGEFRSGPDGTEHWRLAVRLPVRMSA